A window from Bombus pascuorum chromosome 12, iyBomPasc1.1, whole genome shotgun sequence encodes these proteins:
- the LOC132912945 gene encoding ribonuclease P/MRP protein subunit POP5, which translates to MVRFKNRYIIFEITLGGKSNKPLQLKTTTLHNAIQQKVQQLYGDFGVAAVKAGFSAKYCNIHTRIALVKTRHGPHKFLLKAIPIINDIAGRLVSVKILYVGATLKHCFLFIKRYQQQKLEKVWNTLKTETERKNMEDALMTLTPAMKDCT; encoded by the exons ATGGTACGCTTTAAAAAcag atatataatatttgaaataactcTTGGTGGTAAATCTAACAAGCCTCTACAATTAAAAACTACAACTTTGCATAATGCTATTCAACAAAAAGTACAACAGTTATACGGTGATTTTGGAGTTGCAGCGGTAAAAGCTGGTTTTAGCG cAAAGTATTGCAATATACATACAAGAATCGCATTAGTGAAAACCAGACATGGCCCCCACAAATTTTTACTGAAGGCTATCCCGATCATAAATGACATAGCAGGACGTTTAGTATCAGTAAAAATACTTTACGTGGGTGCAACATTGAAACATTGTTTCCTCTTTATCAAA AGATATCAACAACAAAAGCTGGAAAAAGTATGGAATACTCTTAAAACCGAAACAGAACGGAAAAATATGGAGGACGCTTTAATGACGCTAACTCCAGCCATGAAAGACTGTACATGA